The window TCTTCAGCACCCATTCTCTTGGCTACAACCCACAATACCCTCGTGCAAACGGGTGAAATGATGGGGCTGGCTTGGGAGTTTAAACGTGCTATCGATGTTCAGAATTCTCGCCTTAAGCCACAGTTTCTTCTGGCACATCAAGCACAAGAACAATGTGTGCTAGTCGAGGAAAGCGCCAACCCCCAAGGGACAGCAGAGGGAGAAGAGACAGGCTGTCGTGCCTCTAAAACGCTGGGAAAAGCGATCGCACAACTCCCCCGTCCCTTCGATTTATGGCTGGTGAATTTCAAAGCGCCACTCGTCCCAGAACCCCCCAACTGTTTTGCCGAGGATATGACGCAATACCAGAGTTCAGTCAATGGCTATACGACGCGACTGTATCACTGTCTGGCTGAAGATTCTCAATCTGCCCAGAACCTTTAAGCGAGGGGAAGAAAAACAAGATGGTGTTGTTGTTCACAGCGTATGAGTTAAGCGATTCAGCCGTTCCGAATAGATTTTCATCACCTTGAGCGCAAACATGGGAGTTTCTTGCACAGCGAAGAGAAACCGCTCCCGATCCAGAAACGCCAGTTGACAGTCTGTTTTAGCGATCGCGGTATAGGTTCTGGCTCCTACTCCTACTAACGCCCCTGCCCCAAACACTTCACCGATGGTGATCGTTTCCACTACCTTGTCGTTGACTAATAGGTCAACTTCTCCTGCTAAGATGCCGTACATAAAATCACCCGAATCACCTTCCTTAAAGATCACTTGTTCGGTGGAGAACGTTTTAGGGGCGGCTTGTTTTTGCAGGAGACTGACTGTTTTTGCGGGTTCTAACATCAATTTGTAGCACAGAGATTAACGCTTCAACTGTACCAAGGCGGGGATAATCTGATTAAGTTTCCATATAAAAAGACGGTTTGTGACTGGCACAAACCGTCTTTTAAGTGATTAGTTAAGACTATGTTCAAGTCTTAGCTAACGGGTGGACACCCAACCTCAATTAAATATCCCCCCGCCTCAATCACAAAGTCATCGAAGTCATCGTCTTTGCCGGGGGCTTGGGGTAACCCATCATCATCCCAGGCAATACGGCTGCCAACAATGCCGCCGCGATCGCCAGAGTTTAAGCTGCCATCAAACACCGCTGCTAGGCTACTAGAAGACAATACAGTGCGTCTGGTTTGACCTGTAGGACTTACAGATTCTAGGTAAAACG of the Allocoleopsis franciscana PCC 7113 genome contains:
- a CDS encoding cyclic nucleotide-binding domain-containing protein → MLEPAKTVSLLQKQAAPKTFSTEQVIFKEGDSGDFMYGILAGEVDLLVNDKVVETITIGEVFGAGALVGVGARTYTAIAKTDCQLAFLDRERFLFAVQETPMFALKVMKIYSERLNRLTHTL